The sequence below is a genomic window from Lolium perenne isolate Kyuss_39 chromosome 4, Kyuss_2.0, whole genome shotgun sequence.
GCGGCTTTGAGGTGGAGAGGTGTGCCGGCCACGGTGTTCTCAGTTCATGCTCATGCCCCGGAGGATTTCTTGGTGGTGCTGGAGTCTGCAGAGGTCAGACGGCAAGTCGCGGCCCTACCGTACGTGCTGGTCGCGGGCGCGTCGCTCGCGTTCCGCCCGTGGAACCGCCAAGCCCAGGCCAAGCAGGTGGCGTTGAGGTCCAGAGTGTCGCTGGTCTTGGAAGGGATAACACCGCATGCATGGGACATTGAGGTGGTTGAAGACCTGCTCGGCAAGAGCTGCGCCGTGGAGGATCGCGCCGGAGACGAGGTCAAGGGCCGATCTCAAGCTGTTCAAGCTTACCGCTTGGACGTCGGAGCTGGGCGCCATTCCGGTGGCGCGCACGCTGGCGGTGCCCGAACCGCTGAGGGAGGATACGCGTGAAAGGTTACCGGCGAGGGAGCTCCCGGTGACTGAGCTGAGCACGCTGGTGTCCGCGGACGAATAGGAGATCAAAACTCTTCAGTATCAGGTGTTGATACACCTTGTTGCTGTAGAGGAGCCATGGCTCGATGGCGATGCTGGTGCGGCGCGACAGGGCGAGGGTCCTCAGGACGGTCATGGAGGTGCTGGCGGCGATGctggccgtcgccggagaagactcTGTCCGTGGAAGAGAGGTGTGCCGGATCTCCGTAGTGGGCCCGCTGGAGTTGGTCAGCCTTTGAGGAGTGGGACAGGTGGCGCCACGCCTGTGGTGGAGGGGGGCTCGTGGGGCCTACCTCCTTTGGACCGGCCTGGTCCTTTCACAGTCAAGCTGGCGGCGCACAGCTTCGTTGCGTCAGAGAGGAGCCAGGAGTTCTCTGTGTTGTTGGTCGGGGACAGGGTGGAAGGAGCGGACAAGCAGGGTGCACATGCAACTGTTGGTTCATCTGCCTCTGCGCGATCGGAGGGTGGAGGAGGTGCTGGGCACTTGGCCATGACCGAAGATGCGTTGGATATTCCTCGGGTGGGCCAAGAGGAGGGGCCGGAGACAGCGACCGATCAGGGGAAAGGAGCGGTCGTTTGGCAAGATGCTCTGGACTCGCTGCCGACCGCCGCGGATCCCGATGCAAAGCTAGGAGCAGCGGATCCCGATGCTGATCCGTTGGAGGCTTCTGTTGCTGTGCCTAGGGCCCAGGTGGGGCCGGTGCTGGTTAGCCCTTTTGACCACGCTGCAGAGGAGATAAGGCCGGACGAGGTGGGACCCTCGGTGGGGGCCGCGGAGGGAGCGGTTGGCTCGTTTCTGGTCGTGGAGGAGGATCGAGCGGTGCCTAACCTGTTACACATCGACCCGATCGTGGAGGAGGTTTGCTCAGGCCAGGACCCTGCGTCGCTGTCTGCCACGCGCTCGGAATCTGGCTCAAGTTTCACAGGAGACCCATGCCCGGAAGAGGAGTTGCTTGCATGGGGAAAAAAGGAGGAATACTTCCAGGTGTCGCTCTCAGAGGGAGAGTTTGATGGGCCAGCACGCGCAGAGGGGATCGTAATGGGCAGAGCAGCTTCGGAACACCAGCTGAGCGTGGAGAGTGTGGAGAGGGAGCTGTTTAGCTCCCCATGCATGTCGTTTACTGGACCCAACAGCGACATGCAACTGGTCCCACGCAGAGTTCAGGAGGATCCAGTTCTGGAGGAGGTTACACCGGAGAGGTTCGCTGAGGGAGGCACAGCAGAGCTACAGCTGCAGCAGGAGAGGCTTGCGCTAGGCCGTATCAAGCTGTTCTGCGCCTCCATCCTCAAGAAGCTGGCCCCTCCGCTGCTCCGTGAGGTGGAGAGCTCGACGAGTCTGAGAGCGGATGCAGAGCCTTTCACACCCAGACGGATGACTAGAAGTGCAGCGGTAGCGGTGGTTGCGAGGGGGAAGAAGGCGCCTAAGGCCTCTGCCGCTGAGACAGTGCTTCTCAAGGCACTGGGCATTTGCCCTGAGGAGCTGTCCGTGGATGAAGAGCACCTGGCCAGCTTCAACGAGATCTTCGACTCGCCGCTTGGTGACAGACACGTGAGGGTCATGGCATCCATCTTTGGCAAGATGGTACCCCAGAGTTTCGATCAGCAGGAGGGCTGTAGAGTAGTGATAGCGGCGCATTAGGCGACCGGTAGAGTGGAGTGGAGTTGCTATCTGTGTTTATGGATTGTAATCTAGAGATGTTGTTCTGGAACGTTCGTGGCACAAACGATCCAGCTAAAAGGAGCGCTATTAGGGAGTTCATTGACAACTTGCATGTGAGCATTGTGTGTATCTCGGAGTCAAAAGTAACGGAGGTGGATGAGTTCTATGTTTCACAGTGTTTGGGATCATCCTTTGACGGTTTTGTGTGTTTGCTGGCTGAGGAGACGAGAGGAGGAGTGGTGTTGGCTTGGGACTCCTCTGTGATACAAATCAGCCATGTGAGTTATGATTCCTACGCTATTACCGGGGAGATCACGTATAGAGACGGATCAAAGTGGTGGCTTACCACTGTGTATGGGCCCCACACGGTAGAGGAGAAAATCATGTTTCTGGATGAATTGTTGGAGAGAAGGGCACTTTGCCCTGGCCCGTGGATGGTCGCTGGAGACTTCAATATGATCCTTAATGCGTCGGAGAAAAAGAATGAGAATCTGGACAGAAACATGATGCAGCGTTTCAGGGCGTTCGTCCACGAGCATGAGCTCAAGGACCTTTTTATGCATGGGAGGACCTTTACTTGGAGCAATGAGAGAGAAAGAGCTACCCTCACACGCATTGATAGGGTGTTGGTCTCGGTGGATTGGGACTTGCAGCACTTTGACACAGTGTTGCAAGGTCTCTCTTCATCGATTTCGGACCACGCACCGCTACATTTGGCTCTCAACGTGGCGTTCAGGCCGAAGAGGAGGTTTAGGTTTGAGAGTTGTTGGCTAAAGCTGGATGGGTTTGATGAGGCGGTGAAGGAGGCATGGGTCTGTGACCCTGCCATTGTAGACCCTTTCCGGAGGCTAGATGCTCTCTTTAGGAATGCCGCAGAGCACCTACAGTCCTGGGGACAGAAGAGAGTTGGGAACATAAAGCTGAACATTGCAATCACGAATACCCTGATTCTACAGTTAGACGTGGCACAGGagaggtgtcaacacccggatttttaggtccagatgcctattatgccattcatcgcaatcccaggaatattgttgttgcgagacataacagttgatatcataagtcatcattcattacaaaccataatcgtcttacaaaaatagatcacatgatccaacattaataataatagttgatctattgatcaacgaacatcacaaatacatagcggaagcgtagtagtagtggactatctaatccacaggccaacggttgacgttagaagaactcctagttgtggtagacatcctgctgaccgtcatcctcgtactgctgctcctcttcatagtctggccatttgaatagccagggacacagccgtgagtactttttaaagtactcgcaaactaacactaagGTAATTACTTATCAATCCTATtcaaggggttctaagctctaggtttatttgcataaagccaattttatttcataagcatttagtattAGACTCATCaactgctaactaactcaagtgggaacattagtgtcattcccacaactcagtggtGATTTAATTCAAGTTCACCATTCatgtcaccattcatttcaccattcAGTTCATAAaatatctgacaacggaacagtatggcatttcc
It includes:
- the LOC139839359 gene encoding uncharacterized protein gives rise to the protein MVAGDFNMILNASEKKNENLDRNMMQRFRAFVHEHELKDLFMHGRTFTWSNERERATLTRIDRVLVSVDWDLQHFDTVLQGLSSSISDHAPLHLALNVAFRPKRRFRFESCWLKLDGFDEAVKEAWVCDPAIVDPFRRLDALFRNAAEHLQSWGQKRVGNIKLNIAITNTLILQLDVAQERCQHPDF